The following coding sequences lie in one Cucurbita pepo subsp. pepo cultivar mu-cu-16 chromosome LG13, ASM280686v2, whole genome shotgun sequence genomic window:
- the LOC111808831 gene encoding uncharacterized protein LOC111808831, producing the protein MPSAPPPVPPPQPISDLPHLTRSPPLPDFFLAALSLFVFLSSSSSRSFKFPLLCIQSNPRRFLKTPSMSFSHPNSGRTPHDAHRLHPFTSPQSLSDWLKPRLPSDSFASWGVKPGTKNVHNLWLELSEGETSLADSNPPIRTVQVLSLRIIDNHRRILLESHQQLSDGTLRNRNRPLSEKMKPNETPESAVYRAVKEELGSILGDSDCSEIVKIVPDSYKMKIEERNSASYPGLPACYVLHSMDVVVEGLPKEDFCTVEEEEYVNSEETSIADEAVSVKKHFWKWVSLDSLDF; encoded by the coding sequence ATGCCATCAGCCCCACCGCCAGTTCCGCCCCCACAGCCCATCTCCGATCTTCCTCACCTCACCAGATCTCCGCCTCTTCCTGACTTTTTCCTCGCCGCTCTCTCActtttcgttttcctctcttcttcctcctccagaTCCTTCAAGTTTCCTCTTCTCTGTATTCAATCAAACCCTCGCCGGTTTCTCAAGACGCCGTCCATGTCCTTCTCACATCCCAACTCCGGCAGAACACCCCACGACGCTCATCGCCTCCACCCCTTCACCTCCCCTCAATCCCTCTCCGATTGGCTTAAACCTCGCTTGCCCTCCGATTCCTTTGCTTCTTGGGGCGTTAAGCCTGGCACCAAGAACGTCCACAACCTCTGGCTTGAACTCTCCGAAGGGGAAACTTCCCTTGCCGACTCCAACCCTCCTATCCGCACCGTTCAGGTCCTTTCTCTTCGAATTATTGATAACCACCGCCGAATTCTCCTCGAATCCCACCAGCAACTCTCCGATGGTACCCTACGGAATCGAAATCGACCCTTGTCGGAGAAAATGAAGCCCAATGAGACCCCTGAATCTGCCGTCTACCGGGCTGTCAAAGAAGAACTCGGTTCGATTCTTGGCGATTCCGATTGTTCTGAAATTGTCAAGATTGTTCCAGATTCATATAAAATGAAGATCGAGGAGAGAAACTCGGCTTCATACCCTGGTTTGCCGGCTTGTTACGTTTTGCATTCCATGGACGTAGTGGTGGAAGGCTTACCCAAGGAAGACTTCTGCActgtggaggaggaggaataCGTGAATTCTGAGGAGACGAGCATTGCGGACGAGGCTGTGTCCGTGAAGAAGCATTTCTGGAAATGGGTTAGTCTTGATTCTCTGGATTTTTGA